A single region of the Salvia miltiorrhiza cultivar Shanhuang (shh) chromosome 8, IMPLAD_Smil_shh, whole genome shotgun sequence genome encodes:
- the LOC130997533 gene encoding uncharacterized protein LOC130997533 isoform X2 → MGGPAITQGPEQKIGITQALSPPFTRASTTAPAAAAAVFCSPPSSQFQLNNIKDPQFYLLIRDSKRNTTSTEKTEDGHRFRCINTMPSM, encoded by the exons ATGGGCGGCCCTGCGATAACTCAAGGCCCGGAGCAAAAAATCGGTATTACGCAAG CGCTGTCGCCGCCGTTCACTCGAGCCAGCACGACAGCtcctgccgctgctgctgccgtcTTCTGCTCGCCGCCCTCTTCTCAGTTTCAACTCAACAACATCAAGGATCCCCAATTCTATTTATTAATCAG GGACTCGAAGAGAAACACAACCAGTACAGAGAAGACAGAG GATGGACACCGCTTCCGATGCATCAACACCATGCCCTCCATGTAG
- the LOC130997532 gene encoding uncharacterized protein LOC130997532 isoform X2: MSSATQGSNGTTLSGRVNKTTQKRRSWSTREEEVLIAALKELVAQGWKSDNGFRAGYLSKLEEAMRKDFPTTDLKGMPHINSKVTTWKKTYYSLWNILKTSGVGFNVDGKHMIDCDDEQWENFVRVSPFTLLICSLVLLCFVKL; encoded by the exons ATGAGTTCTGCAACTCAAG GTAGCAATGGAACAACGCTTTCTGGCCGTGTTAACAAGACGACCCAGAAGCGCCGCAGTTGGTCTACACGCGAAGAAGAAGTGCTAATCGCTGCATTGAAGGAGCTCGTTGCGCAAGGATGGAAATCCGACAACGGATTTCGAGCCGGTTATTTGAGCAAGTTAGAGGAGGCTATGAGGAAGGACTTTCCGACCACCGATTTGAAAGGGATGCCTCACATAAACTCGAAGGTAACAACGTGGAAAAAGACTTACTATTCATTGTGGAACATCCTCAAGACCAGTGGAGTTGGTTTCAATGTGGATGGAAAGCACATGATTGATTGCGATGATGAACAATGGGAGAACTTTGTGAGGGTAAGTCCATTTACATTGCTTATTTGCAGCCTGGTTTTACTATGTTTTGTTAAGCTTTAA
- the LOC130997528 gene encoding glycosyltransferase BC10-like, which produces MKSTQDWRMGTKESSMLLMARQRSHLKKPTWIIVLVSLVSLFLICSYLYPPQNFAACYVFSYNGCEALQNWLPPVLTRGLTDDEIASRVVIKDILSRPPVVSLNPKIAFLFLTPGALPFEKLWDKFFQGNEGRFSVYVHASKDKPVHFSRYFINREIRSDTVEWGKISMVDAERRLLANALKDLDNQHFVLLSDSCIPLRSFDFVYDYLMHTNVSFIDCFEDPGPHGSGRYIKYMLPEVEKKDFRKGAQWFTMKRQHAIVIMADSLYFRKFREHCKPGMEGGRNCYSDEHYLPTFFHMLDPAGIANWSVTHVDWSEMKWHPKSYKSQDVTMELLRNITSIAESLHVTSDKKRQAKLTPCLWNGVERPCFLFARKFLPETLNKLLRLFPNYTSMEED; this is translated from the exons ATGAAATCAACTCAGGACTGGCGTATGGGCACAAAAGAATCATCTATGTTGCTTATGGCTCGCCAACGCAGCCATTTAAAGAAGCCAACATGGATTATTGTATTGGTCTCATTAGTCAGCTTGTTCTTGATTTGTTCATATCTTTATCCTCCTCAGAATTTCGCAGCATGTTATGTATTCTCATATAATGGTTGCGAGGCATTGCAAAATTGGCTTCCTCCTGTACTTACCAGAGGACTAACTGATGATGAAATTGCTTCTCGAGTTGTAATTAAAGATATCCTTAGTAGGCCTCCCGTTGTATCCCTGAATCCCAAAATTGCCTTCTTATTTTTGACACCCGGTGCTTTACCGTTTGAGAAGTTATGGGACAAGTTTTTCCAG GGCAATGAAGGTAGATTTAGCGTGTATGTGCATGCATCCAAGGATAAACCTGTTCATTTCAGCCGTTATTTTATCAATCGAGAAATTCGTAGTGACACG GTAGAGTGGGGAAAAATTTCAATGGTTGATGCTGAAAGACGGCTTCTAGCCAATGCACTCAAAGATTTAGACAACCAGCATTTCGTACTGCTTTCTGACAG CTGCATACCACTTCGCAGCTTTGATTTTGTGTATGACTATCTCATGCACACAAATGTTAGCTTTATAGATTG CTTTGAGGATCCTGGTCCTCATGGAAGTGGCAGGTATATCAAATATATGTTACCTGAAGTAGAGAAGAAAGACTTTCGCAAAGGAGCCCAG TGGTTCACAATGAAGCGGCAGCATGCTATTGTAATCATGGCTGATAGTCTCTACTTTAGAAAATTCAGGGAGCATTGCAAG CCAGGTATGGAAGGAGGACGCAACTGTTATTCAGATGAACACTATTTGCCAACATTTTTCCAT ATGCTTGATCCAGCTGGAATAGCCAATTGGTCAGTAACACATGTTGATTGGTCAGAAATGAAGTGGCACCCAAAATCATACAAATCGCAGGATGTTACCATGGAGCTTTTGAGAAATATTACA TCTATTGCAGAAAGTTTGCATGTAACAAGTGACAAAAAG AGACAAGCCAAGCTTACACCTTGCTTGTGGAATGGAGTCGAACGTCCATGTTTTCTATTTGCAAGGAAGTTCTTACCTGAAACACTGAATAAGTTGCTACGTCTTTTCCCCAATTATACATCTATGGAGGAGGATTGA
- the LOC130997532 gene encoding uncharacterized protein LOC130997532 isoform X1: protein MEASHEMYRKLDTSQPNADDDYRISLEDLFENGEAGDNVSHTQVHEESVTAEKEVRGCGKKRRRSATFDDRFFEALHEINRGTETRLDTISSKMGYDYDISKARKEVFAQLSAIPGLSKMEKFELTDLLAKEVERLDVFSSLPDDAKEDYVHYLLALKHK, encoded by the coding sequence ATGGAGGCGTCCCATGAGATGTATCGAAAATTGGATACTAGCCAACCGAACGCCGATGATGATTACCGCATCTCACTTGAAGATCTCTTCGAGAATGGCGAAGCGGGTGACAATGTAAGCCACACCCAAGTTCATGAAGAGAGTGTTACGGCTGAGAAGGAAGTGCGGGGTTGCGGCAAGAAGCGGCGCCGCAGTGCCACCTTTGACGACAGATTCTTCGAGGCCCTACATGAAATTAACCGGGGGACCGAAACTAGACTTGATACAATATCAAGTAAAATGGGTTACGACTACGATATATCAAAGGCAAGAAAAGAAGTCTTCGCTCAATTGTCTGCTATTCCGGGGCTGTCAAAGATGGAAAAGTTTGAGTTGACAGATTTGCTTGCAAAGGAGGTCGAGCGTCTGGATGTGTTCTCAAGCCTCCCGGATGACGCGAAGGAAGACTACGTGCACTACTTGCTTGCTTTGAAGCATAAGTAA
- the LOC130997525 gene encoding uncharacterized protein LOC130997525 gives MSQVSIDTEIVETESCSGGSHLFRNLRGVRWRIDLGILPSYPLASVDDLRRVTADSRRRYAALRRQLLVDPHVPRDGGSSSPDRVMDNPLSQNPDSMWGRFFRNAELERMLDQDLTRLYPERGSYFQTSVCQGILRRILLLWCLRHPEYGYRQGMHEILAPLLYVLHVDVEHLSEVKRTYADHFVDKFDGFSFHENDLTYKFDFKKFSESVGDNYGFDNTSAKASSLSELDSEIQTIVLLNDAYGAEGELGIVLSEKFMEHDAYSMFDSLMSGSGGAIAMVEFFSPPSGKPHTGPPPVIEASAAFYHLLYNVDSSLHTHLVELGVEPQYFALRWLRVLFGREFSLEDLLVIWDEIFVHENTRSSTAVACDAESNFTLLESPRGAFICAFAVSMILNLRSSLLATENATICLQRLLNFPDDIKLAKLLAKAKSLHAVARDANKLTPMPIQSESFDIRKSTITRGHSLSMDSSSPKTPLTVVPDSYWEEKWRVLHKEEENKQSAGGEQVPNRRKGWSERVRLHLSRTESDPSSSKKNERTKIPKPSVRRSLLEDLARQLGADEDTKENTVSDAAVGIGDSAEVNREDVTDKNYESSSSAAGSEENSSNFSDPSGPIHGSSDNENELERSSVASNSSMDENDNPECSPLPVSNQQDGASSMDENDTQMCADNPECSPVSVSSHQESVSSKSAGNDDSVGKVATGIKEIKHLSGKFQWLWKFGRNANEGTSARTVPEDAKACNNGSDQNNLVGISTADGCNRLSRTSKGETVDQNLMVSWKNLGQSMIENIQVLESVFQQDRGQAGGSSENLMKNGLVGKGQVTATAALKELRKISNLLSEM, from the exons ATGTCACAGGTTTCTATAGATACAGAAATAGTTGAAACGGAGTCGTGTTCTGGAGGTTCGCACCTCTTTAGAAATCTGAGAGGCGTAAGGTGGCGTATAGATTTGGGGATTTTACCATCTTATCCTTTGGCCTCCGTCGACGATCTCCGCCGGGTTACCGCCGATTCTCGGAGAAG gTATGCTGCGTTAAGGAGGCAACTTCTAGTTGATCCACATGTGCCGAGAGATGGAGGCAGCAGCTCTCCTGATCGTGTCATGGACAATCCACTATCCCAAAACCCAG ATAGCATGTGGGGTCGATTCTTCAGAAATGCTGAACTGGAGAGAATGTTAGATCAAGATTTGACGCGCTTGTATCCTGAAAGAGGCAGCTATTTCCAGACAAGTGTATGCCAAGGCATTTTAAGACGGATCTTACTGCTCTGGTGCCTTAGACACCCAGAATATGGCTACAGACAAG GCATGCATGAAATTTTGGCTCCTCTGTTATATGTTCTTCATGTTGACGTGGAACATCTCTCAGAAGTGAAAAGAACCTATGCTGACCACTTCGTTGATAAATTTGATGGCTTCTCATTTCATGAAAATGACTTGACATACAAGTTTGACTTCAAGAAATTCTCAGAGTCTGTAGGAGATAATTATGGATTTGACAACACTTCTGCAAAAGCTAGTAGTCTCAGTGAACTTGATTCTGAGATTCAAACCATAGTTTTACTAAATGATGCCTATGGAGCAGAAGGTGAACTTGGTATTGTCTTGTCTGAAAAATTCATGGAACATGATGCCTATTCCATGTTTGATTCTTTAATGAGTGGATCTGGTGGTGCCATAGCAATGGTCGAGTTCTTCTCTCCTCCATCCGGGAAGCCACATACTGGACCTCCTCCTGTAATTGAAGCTTCTGCTGCCTTCTATCACTTGCTTTACAATGTTGATTCATCTCTTCACACTCACCTTGTAGAATTAGGAGTTGAACCCCAATATTTTGCCCTTCGCTGGCTACGGGTATTATTTGGACGCGAATTTTCTTTGGAAGATCTTCTGGTAATCTGGGATGAAATCTTTGTTCATGAAAATACGAGGTCGAGCACTGCTGTTGCTTGTGATGCTGAATCCAACTTCACACTTCTCGAGTCGCCTAGGGGTGCATTCATTTGCGCTTTTGCAGTCTCTATGATACTTAACTTGAGGTCTTCATTGCTTGCCACTGAGAATGCTACTATCTGTCTTCAGAGATTATTGAACTTTCCCGATGATATTAAACTTGCAAAGTTGCTGGCAAAGGCAAAATCCTTGCATGCTGTCGCCAGAGATGCAAACAAGTTGACCCCTATGCCAATTCAATCTGAGTCATTTGACATAAGAAAGTCAACGATAACTAGGGGTCATAGCCTTTCTAtggattcttcttctccaaaaaCTCCTCTAACTGTGGTACCTGACAGCTACTGGGAAGAGAAATGGAGAGTTTTgcataaagaagaagaaaataagcAAAGTGCTGGGGGAGAACAAGTTCCAAATCGCAGAAAAGGTTGGTCTGAAAGAGTAAGACTCCACTTGTCTAGGACTGAATCTGATCCTTCCTCgtcaaagaaaaatgaaagaacCAAAATTCCGAAGCCATCTGTCAGGAGAAGTTTGTTGGAGGATCTTGCACGACAGCTCGGAGCAGATGAAGATACTAAAGAGAATACAGTGTCTGATGCAGCTGTTGGCATCGGGGATTCAGCAGAAGTCAACAGAGAAGACGTAACTGATAAAAACTATGAGAGTTCATCAAGTGCTGCTGGGAGTGAAGAAAATTCTTCCAACTTCTCAGATCCTTCTGGTCCTATTCATGGAAGTAGTGATAATGAGAACGAATTAGAAAGAAGTAGTGTTGCGTCAAACTCATCAATGGATGAAAATGATAATCCTGAGTGCTCCCCTCTACCTGTCTCAAATCAGCAAGATGGCGCCTCATCAATGGATGAAAATGATACTCAGATGTGTGCGGATAATCCTGAATGCTCCCCTGTATCTGTCTCAAGCCACCAAGAAAGCGTCTCATCAAAATCAGCAGGAAATGATGACTCTGTAGGGAAAGTAGCTACGGGGATAAAGGAGATCAAACATCTATCTGGAAAGTTTCAATGGTTATGGAAGTTTGGAAGGAATGCAAACGAGGGCACATCTGCAAGAACTGTTCCTGAGGATGCAAAAGCTTGCAACAATGGAAGTGATCAGAACAATTTAGTTGGTATTTCCACTGCTGATGGGTGTAACCGCTTGTCTAGAACCAGCAAGGGGGAGACAGTGGACCAAAATTTGATGGTTAGCTGGAAGAATCTTGGTCAATCCATGATCGAAAACATTCAG GTTCTGGAGTCTGTGTTCCAGCAGGATCGCGGTCAAGCTGGAGGATCCTCGGAAAACTTGATGAAGAATGGTCTTGTCGGGAAAGGACAAGTTACAGCCACAGCTGCGCTGAAAGAGCTTAGAAAGATCAGCAATCTTCTCTCTGAGATGTGA
- the LOC130997527 gene encoding pentatricopeptide repeat-containing protein At3g53360, mitochondrial-like, with protein sequence MTLQNLGLFLHHCAKAKALRRGVSLHAAAIKTGRLAETSMCNHILNFYAKCGLLHPAHQVFDEMPHRNLVTWSALISGYNLWDTPHKALQLFSEMHKHFKPNDSVFSSALSSCARSRDLNLGQQIHALALKLSYCSFSFVVNSLLLVYMKCGMCADALSVFCDSNFVQPTLVSYNIAITGLVESKLQEKGMELFVELLRRGLLPDRFSFAGLLGAGETVYGLSTVVQLHCQMVKLGLDCTSFSGNVLITLYSKFSLFQESDRAFRCIGEKDVVSWNTAIADCCRCEDHSKALDVFREMNTTPDDYTYASVLSAAASMASVRIGKEIHGRLMRTGPDWDVGVGNALVNMYAKCGYLTSGHTVFERMETRNLVSWNTMIAAFANHGQAEKGMAVLEEMKRTGVEPDSITFLQLLSACSHSGLADEGRVVLECMSRAHGIAPEMEHLCCVVDALGRAGRLSEAEEFIYSHKGVSDDEVVLGCLLSACRLHGDEGVGEGIAKRLIKDDDVAVGGWPYVLLSNLYAMNSKWDGVLRARRLVGLGKEAARSTLIHISKS encoded by the coding sequence ATGACGCTACAAAATCTTGGTTTGTTTCTCCACCATTGCGCCAAAGCCAAGGCATTAAGACGTGGGGTTTCGCTCCACGCTGCAGCTATCAAGACAGGAAGACTAGCAGAAACCTCCATGTGCAATCACATTCTCAATTTCTACGCCAAATGTGGACTTCTTCACCCGGCCCACCaggtgttcgacgaaatgccCCACAGAAATTTGGTTACCTGGTCCGCCTTGATATCTGGCTATAACCTTTGGGATACCCCCCACAAAGCGCTTCAACTTTTCAGCGAAATGCACAAGCATTTTAAGCCCAATGACTCGGTGTTCTCGAGCGCTCTTAGCTCTTGCGCCCGCTCAAGGGACTTGAATCTCGGGCAGCAAATTCATGCGCTCGCCTTGAAGCTGAGCTATTGTTCCTTTAGTTTCGTCGTTAATTCACTGCTTTTGGTGTACATGAAATGCGGCATGTGTGCTGATGCATTATCCGTTTTTTGCGATAGCAACTTTGTTCAGCCAACTCTAGTTTCCTACAACATTGCAATCACTGGGCTAGTGgaaagcaagctccaagagaaGGGAATGGAGTTGTTTGTGGAATTGCTTAGACGGGGGCTGCTTCCTGACCGGTTTAGTTTCGCAGGATTATTAGGGGCTGGTGAAACCGTATATGGTTTATCAACGGTCGTGCAGCTACACTGTCAAATGGTGAAGCTCGGGCTTGACTGCACCTCATTTTCTGGGAATGTTTTGATTACACTCTACTCCAAGTTTAGTTTGTTTCAAGAATCCGACAGGGCGTTCAGGTGTATTGGAGAAAAAGATGTTGTTTCATGGAATACTGCTATTGCTGACTGTTGCCGCTGTGAGGATCATTCAAAGGCTCTGGATGTTTTCAGAGAGATGAACACGACTCCAGATGATTACACGTATGCTAGCGTGCTCTCCGCGGCTGCTAGCATGGCTTCCGTGAGAATCGGCAAGGAGATCCACGGCCGTCTGATGAGGACAGGGCCGGATTGGGATGTTGGTGTCGGAAACGCACTTGTCAACATGTATGCTAAATGTGGATACCTTACCTCAGGACACACCGTGTTTGAGCGAATGGAGACTCGTAATCTTGTCTCTTGGAACACCATGATTGCTGCATTTGCGAATCACGGGCAGGCTGAGAAAGGGATGGCAGTGTTGGAGGAGATGAAGAGGACGGGGGTGGAGCCGGATTCCATCACATTTCTTCAACTCCTGAGCGCTTGCAGCCATTCGGGGCTTGCTGACGAGGGGCGAGTGGTGTTGGAGTGTATGAGCAGAGCTCACGGAATAGCCCCTGAAATGGAGCATTTGTGCTGCGTGGTTGATGCATTGGGGCGAGCTGGGAGGTTGAGCGAGGCTGAGGAATTTATATATAGTCATAAAGGCGTGAGTGATGATGAAGTTGTTTTGGGATGTTTGCTTTCTGCATGCCGACTGCATGGAGATGAAGGTGTTGGGGAAGGGATAGCTAAGAGGCTCATCAAAGATGATGATGTCGCAGTTGGAGGTTGGCCTTACGTTCTGTTATCCAACTTATACGCAATGAATAGCAAGTGGGATGGTGTTTTAAGGGCGAGAAGATTGGTGGGATTGGGAAAGGAGGCTGCTCGCTCTACTCTCATCCACATTTCCAAATCATGA
- the LOC130997529 gene encoding AT-hook motif nuclear-localized protein 16-like has protein sequence MTGGADALDQIQTPDLLVAAAKPPKSAIRRPRGRPAGSKNKPKPPIIITRDSANALKAHAMEVVSGCDIADNLVGFARRKQRGVCVLSATGFVTNVTLRQPSSSGSIVTLHGRFEILSLLGSVLPPPAPAGVAGLAVYLAGAQGQVVGGSVVGALIASGPVVIMAATFMNATFDRLPLDDADEMAAGGQHYQNNRQRHHVDLAADVYGIPQNLLTNGALPSDGYGWGPGRAGPGRNPN, from the coding sequence ATGACCGGCGGAGCAGATGCACTCGATCAAATCCAAACCCCCGACCTCCTCGTCGCCGCCGCGAAGCCGCCCAAGTCGGCGATCCGGCGCCCCCGCGGGCGCCCCGCGGGGTCCAAGAACAAGCCGAAGCCCCCCATCATCATCACCAGGGACAGCGCCAACGCGCTCAAGGCCCACGCCATGGAGGTGGTCTCCGGCTGCGACATCGCCGACAACCTCGTCGGCTTCGCCCGCCGCAAGCAGCGCGGCGTGTGCGTGCTCAGCGCCACCGGCTTCGTCACCAACGTCACCCTGCGGCAGCCGTCGTCGTCGGGCTCCATCGTCACGCTCCACGGCAGGTTCGAGATCCTGTCGCTGCTGGGGTCTGTGCTGCCCCCGCCGGCCCCCGCGGGGGTGGCGGGGCTCGCCGTGTACCTGGCCGGGGCGCAGGGGCAGGTCGTTGGCGGGAGCGTCGTCGGCGCGCTCATTGCCTCGGGCCCCGTCGTCATCATGGCGGCCACATTCATGAACGCCACCTTCGACCGCCTGCCGTTGGACGACGCCGACGAGATGGCGGCCGGCGGCCAGCACTACCAGAACAACAGGCAGCGCCACCATGTGGATCTCGCTGCGGATGTGTATGGGATTCCGCAGAATTTGCTCACTAATGGAGCTTTGCCTTCCGACGGTTATGGCTGGGGACCCGGCCGGGCCGGGCCGGGTCGAAACCCTAATTGA
- the LOC130997526 gene encoding uncharacterized protein LOC130997526: protein MALSRILSQSLARASLRPSNALITHHRHRSSKPRHAQLIELDLDAASSSQPDSPEPAASDVVAFGIKKLEEAIHSLIVRRAAPDWLPFLPGHSYWVPPRSASTRNHPTAGMIEALDKLTSSDPTRNHRLQHELLSEDEQMSLVSAKGWPSSTYFIEGTSPQHPIPFMELSDASSSKDEP, encoded by the exons ATGGCGCTGTCTCGAATTCTCTCCCAATCCCTTGCCCGTGCTTCTCTCCGCCCCTCAAACGCCCTAATAACCCACCACCGCCACCGCTCCTCCAAGCCCCGCCACGCTCAGCTCATCGAGCTCGACCTCGACGCCGCCTCTTCCTCGCAGCCCGATTCACCGGAGCCCGCCGCCTCCGATGTCGTTGCTTTCGGCATCAAGAAGCTCGAGGAGGCCATCCACAGCCTCATCGTCCGCCGGGCCGCTCCCGACTGGCTCCCCTTCCTCCCCGGCCACTCCTATTGGGTCCCTCCACGCTCCGCCTCCACGCGTAACCACCCCACCGCCGGCATGATTGAAGCCCTCGACAAATTAACTTCTTCCGACCCGACTAGGAACCACCGATTGCAGCATGAATTGTTGTCGGAGGACGAGCAGATGTCCCTTGTGTCTGCCAAGGGCTGGCCCTCCTCCACATATTTTATTGAAG GTACTTCACCACAACATCCAATCCCGTTTATGGAACTGTCGGACGCTTCTAGCTCCAAGGATGAACCTTAA
- the LOC130997533 gene encoding uncharacterized protein LOC130997533 isoform X1, whose amino-acid sequence MADRERIRGRDIRFMLLQEILRFHVIQVAVLLAFYAKARSNKRKRGQRVLKYELISKIPDQEKYLNRLVGINDADCISNLRMDRRTFARLCVILREQGGLVDGRFVTVEEQVAMFLSVLAHHKKNRVVKFDFWRSGQTISHYVHAVLGAIIRIHHLFLATPEAVPDGCTDPRWRWFKGCLGALDGTYVSVMVGNEDKPRYRTRKGQISTNVLGVCDRQSNFSYVLTGWEGSAADSRVLRDAINRPHGLKVPKGKYYLCDNGYANSDGFLTPFKGVRYHLKEWGPNAARPQNKEELFNLRHSKARNAIERAFGILKMRWGILRSPSYYPIRVQNRIIMAAFLLNNFVRMEMPIDPIEQQFDDMAQENGVVIDAPHDEFIDTVECSPQWNAARNILAETMWQQYMNSN is encoded by the exons ATGGCTGATAGGGAACGTATTCGTGGGCGTGACATACGCTTCATGTTGTTGCAAGAGATTTTGCGCTTTCACGTCATACAAGTTGCAGTTTTACTTGCTTTTTATGCTAAGGCTAGATCAAATAAAAGAAAGCGTGGTCAAAGAGTCTTAAAATACGAATTGATAAGTAAGATTCCCgaccaagaaaaatatttaaatcgaTTGGTTGGTATAAATGACGCTGATTGTATTTCGAATCTCCGTATGGACCGTAGAACTTTTGCTAGGCTTTGTGTGATATTACGTGAACAAGGGGGGTTGGTTGATGGTCGGTTTGTAACTGTTGAAGAACAAGTAGCTATGTTCCTATCGGTTCTTGCCCATCATAAGAAAAATAGAgtagtaaaatttgatttttggagATCCGGCCAAACGATCTCGCATTATGTACATGCGGTGCTAGGGGCGATTATACGGATTCACCACTTATTCCTAGCCACACCCGAGGCTGTTCCCGATGGTTGCACTGACCCACGATGGCGGTGGTTTAAG GGATGTTTAGGCGCCTTAGACGGCACGTATGTAAGTGTGATGGTTGGCAATGAGGACAAACCTCGTTATAGAACAAGGAAAGGGCAAATATCAACAAATGTTTTAGGCGTATGTGATAGACAATCGAATTTCAGTTATGTCCTAACCGGTTGGGAAGGATCGGCTGCGGACTCTCGCGTGTTACGAGATGCCATCAATCGGCCTCACGGCCTTAAGGTCCCAAAGG gAAAATACTATTTGTGTGACAACGGTTACGCGAATAGTGATGGTTTTCTAACGCCTTTCAAAGGTGTTAGATACCATTTAAAAGAGTGGGGTCCGAACGCTGCCCGACCTCAAAATAAAGAGGAGCTCTTCAATTTGAGACATAGTAAGGCAAGAAACGCTATAGAGCGAGCCTTTGGTATCTTAAAGATGAGGTGGGGTATTCTACGATCTCCGTCCTATTATCCAATCCGGGTTCAAAATAGAATTATTATGGCAGCATTTCTACTCAATAACTTTGTTCGGATGGAGATGCCGATTGACCCCATAGAACAACAATTCGACGATATGGCACAAGAGAACGGTGTAGTTATAGATGCACCGCACGACGAATTCATAGACACCGTCGAATGTTCTCCACAATGGAACGCAGCGAGGAATATCTTAGCCGAGACCATGTGGCAACAGTATATGAATTCGAATTAG